A portion of the Colias croceus chromosome 25, ilColCroc2.1 genome contains these proteins:
- the LOC123703037 gene encoding uncharacterized protein LOC123703037 — translation MSGVEQLLALLEDTALLLQKAQTNLKKCPKQRLTKGYVEARLQSIEEYWNTFKEAHNSLADLKDLLINANKSPAYGTSLEVANNANEQLKLPKILLPTFSGSYEDWPSYRDMFQSLVHNNSALGDKLDPESHKDWEEYVQNDTDKLPSWEQLQQFLQLKFRTLELLSPSTSKERSFHIATPAVQFKPCPKCQLEHALCHCKEFISLTPQQKNEFVRSNNICFNCLCSGHVVSKCRLRVSCKVCQRRHHSLLHQSMAVVKPSNIESHFNQVEDEIDEEQQEQHLEEQVNTISSFVATKQGSALLATALVPVTDGAGRITVLRTLIDQGSQANFISERAAQLLKVKRKPLAIDVSITGIGSTQTKVKHTVGLELLSRYDDKFQLFIDAYVISTTRLTNVLPSKHLIDSENSWSHLQGLVLADPTYNIPGRIDMLLGVTTYAQIIKEPLIKGPPGSPCAQETSLGWILFGSVLDNTEMKSNNEMLVMHHRIDVDEMLQRLWELDPETNKKLSIEEETCERTYKDTYTRTAEGRYVVKLPVKHEPPRAIQGDTRDISIFRFKQLESKFVKSPDLKREYINVINEYLKLNHMEEVPESEINNPSIYLPHHAVIREASDTTKVRVVFNASATGKNNISLNDDLLVGPLLQEDMRSLIMRWRLRKIAFVADIEKMYRQILIKTEDADYQRIVWRNSIDEPIKDYRLLTVTFGTASAPYLAVKTLHQIANDEGEGYPAAVNVIKNDFFMDDLLSGQDSVEDATKIAKQISNILSRGGMKLQKWSSNNKDFLKNFSSDELSSRLSIDFKFEGTVKTLGLSWNVVDDTLHYYADLPASPANITKRTILSEIQRLFDPLVHGFCDASSKAYGAVAYLRVKVENNTYVTGIIAAKSRVAPVKPVSLPRLELCGAVLLAKLLNQISDATHIPTDRIYGWTDSTVVLSWLQGDLSRWQTFVRNRVATILETIGNKWYHVPSVENPADVASRGMLLPELKNCKLWWEGPKWLRDEQLSLKNSVYNTNLEKRKNIIANTKIVDEAHWSNKFKNFNNLYELLRAIVYCTRFLNVRKIKEVKAITTNELHDSLNKCVRLDQRESFSVEIEDLKQRKEIKHNSCIKNLNPYLDAENILRVGGRLRHAHLVEIEKHPMILSNKSCLTTLIIADAHKKTLHGGTQLTINYIRSRFWIIKIKSLVSSYINKCFICARLKAKPRLQIMGDLPEMRVTPSRPFLHSGVDFAGPLQILTSRGRGSKTNKAYICIFVCMSTKAVHLELVGDLSTDSFLGALKRFVARRGRCSHIWSDQGTNFVGANKELLELFQQANLQIPGHLPATLAEDGIQWHFNPPYSPNFGGLWEAGVKSIKYHLRRILDKHLTFEEMTTLLCQIEACLNSRPLCPIDNTDTDNLNILTPGHFLIGEAPFNIPEPDLRDINLNRLSRWQYAQRLLQDFWKRWQTEYLSRLQQRPKWLKRQDEFKVGDVVLVVEEHLPPDIDSRIGGGRLFQHLVALYTKLPLKAVVWYLGITIMYVDAHAVDV, via the exons ATGAGTGGTGTCGAGCAGTTACTGGCCTTATTGGAGGATACGGCTTTATTGTTACAAAAGGcgcaaactaatttaaaaaagtgtcCAAAACAACGACTGACGAAGGGGTACGTGGAAGCCCGCTTACAAAGTATTGAGGAGTATTGGAACACTTTTAAAGAGGCTCACAATAGTTTG GCCGATCTAAAAGATCTTTTAATAAACGCTAATAAGAGTCCTGCCTATGGAACAAGTTTGGAAGTAGCAAATAACGCAAACGAGCAGTTAAAGCTGCCTAAAATCTTGCTACCGACGTTTTCGGGGTCATATGAAGATTGGCCCTCGTACAGAGACATGTTTCAGTCATTGGTGCATAATAACTCCGCGCTTGGGGat AAATTGGACCCAGAGTCACATAAGGATTGGGAAGAGTATGTCCAGAATGATACCGACAAATTACCAAGTTGGGAACAATTACAACAGtttttgcaattaaaatttcgTACTTTGGAGTTATTATCGCCATCGACATCTAAAGAAAGGTCATTCCATATAGCGACGCCCGCAGTGCAATTTAAACCCTGTCCAAAATGTCAACTAGAACATGCTTTATGCCACTGTAAAGAATTTATATCACTTACACCACAACAAAAGAATGAGTTTGTTCGTTCCAATAATATTTGCTTTAATTGTTTATGCAGTGGGCATGTGGTGAGCAAATGTCGTTTGCGGGTTTCTTGTAAGGTATGTCAACGGCGTCATCATTCTTTGTTGCATCAGTCAATGGCCGTGGTCAAACCCAGCAACATAGAATCGCACTTTAATCAGGTGGAGGATGAGATAGACGAAGAACAGCAGGAGCAACACTTGGAGGAACAGGTTAACACTATCTCTTCTTTCGTAGCAACCAAACAAGGTTCTGCTCTGCTAGCTACCGCTCTTGTCCCTGTTACAGATGGCGCCGGCAGAATAACTGTACTCCGCACGCTAATAGACCAAGGCTCACAAGCGAACTTTATAAGCGAACGAGCTGCTCAACTGCTTAAAGTTAAACGTAAACCATTGGCTATAGATGTAAGTATTACGGGAATAGGATCTACACAAACTAAGGTAAAACACACGGTGGGATTAGAGCTTTTATCAAGATATGACGACAAGTTCCAACTGTTCATTGATGCATATGTCATTTCTACTACTCGTTTAACAAATGTGTTACCATCCAAACATTTGATAGACAGTGAAAATTCATGGTCACATCTTCAAGGTCTTGTATTAGCCGATCCCACATACAATATACCTGGACGGATTGATATGCTGCTGGGCGTAACCACATATGCACAAATAATCAAAGAACCTTTGATCAAGGGTCCTCCTGGTTCACCATGCGCACAAGAAACAAGCTTGGGATGGATATTATTCGGTTCCGTGTTAGACAATACGGAAATGAAATCTAATAATGAAATGCTAGTTATGCACCATCGTATAGATGTGGATGAAATGTTGCAAAGGTTGTGGGAGCTGGATcctgaaacaaacaaaaaattaagcatAGAAGAAGAAACATGTGAACGAACATATAAAGATACATATACAAGGACAGCGGAAGGAAGATATGTTGTAAAATTACCTGTAAAACACGAACCCCCACGAGCAATACAAGGTGATACCCgtgatatttcaattttcagaTTTAAGCAATTAGAATCCAAATTTGTCAAATCCCCGGATTTAAAGAGAGAGTATATAAATGtgattaatgaatatttaaagttaaaccaCATGGAGGAAGTTCCCGAAAGCGAAATTAATAACCCATCTATTTACTTACCGCATCATGCAGTTATTAGAGAAGCAAGTGATACAACAAAAGTTAGAGTAGTTTTCAACGCGTCTGCAAcaggtaaaaataatatatcgctCAATGACGACTTACTTGTTGGTCCACTGCTACAAGAAGATATGAGATCCTTGATTATGAGATGGCGACTTCGGAAAATTGCCTTTGTCGCAGACATAGAAAAAATGTATAggcaaatattaataaaaacagagGACGCTGACTATCAAAGAATTGTATGGAGGAATAGCATTGATGAGCCTATAAAGGATTATCGTTTATTGACAGTTACTTTCGGCACAGCATCGGCACCTTATCTTGCTGTAAAAACTCTTCACCAAATTGCTAACGATGAAGGAGAAGGCTATCCTGCGGCtgttaatgtaataaaaaatgatttttttatggaCGATTTACTATCCGGTCAGGATTCGGTAGAAGATGCTACAAAAATAGCGaaacaaatttcaaatatactTAGTAGAGGAGGAATGAAATTACAGAAATGGTCATCaaataataaggattttttgaaaaactttTCTTCCGATGAACTAAGCTCTCGCCTGAGTAtagattttaagtttgaaGGAACAGTAAAGACGTTAGGGCTATCATGGAATGTGGTCGATGatactttacattattatgcTGACTTACCTGCGTCACCGGCAAACATAACCAAAAGAACCATACTCTCGGAGATTCAACGCTTGTTTGATCCTCTCG TGCATGGCTTTTGTGATGCATCTTCAAAGGCATATGGCGCAGTAGCTTACCTGAGAGTCaaagtagaaaataatacatatgttACAGGCATTATAGCTGCGAAGAGTCGCGTTGCACCTGTTAAACCTGTATCCCTGCCTCGTTTAGAATTATGTGGCGCAGTTTTACTTGCCAAATTATTAAACCAAATAAGTGACGCTACACACATACCAACCGATCGGATATATGGTTGGACAGATTCAACCGTAGTTTTGTCCTGGCTTCAAGGAGATCTTTCTCGATGGCAAACCTTTGTACGGAATCGGGTTGCAACTATATTAGAAACTATAGGAAATAAATGGTACCACGTACCTTCTGTAGAAAATCCTGCCGATGTTGCTTCACGTGGAATGTTATTACCTGaacttaaaaattgtaaattatggtGGGAAGGTCCAAAATGGCTACGAGATGAGCAGCTTTCTTTGAAAAATTCCGTTTATAACACTAACCtagaaaaaaggaaaaatattatagcaaatacaaaaatagtaGATGAGGCACATTggtcaaataaatttaaaaattttaataacttatatgAATTACTGAGAGCAATAGTCTATTGCACACGGTTTCTGAATGTAAGGAAAATTAAAGAAGTTAAGGCTATAACTACAAATGAGCTACATGACAgtttaaacaaatgtgtaaGATTAGACCAAAGGGAATCTTTTTCAGTAGAAATAGAAGATTTAAAACAAaggaaagaaataaaacacaacagttgtattaaaaatcttaatcCTTACCTGGACGCTGAAAATATTCTCAGGGTGGGCGGCAGACTCAGGCATGCCCATCTTGTAGAAATCGAGAAACATCCCATGATTTTAAGCAATAAGAGCTGTTTAACTACTTTAATAATAGCTGATGCACACAAAAAGACGCTACACGGTGGTACACAATtgactataaattatataagaagCCGTTTTtggattattaaaattaaatcacttGTTTCATCATATATCAATAAGTGCTTTATATGTGCGAGACTTAAAGCAAAACCCAGATTACAAATTATGGGAGACTTACCTGAGATGAGGGTGACTCCGTCACGGCCATTTTTACACTCCGGCGTAGATTTTGCTGGTCCACTGCAAATTTTAACTTCAAGGGGTAGAGGGTCCAAAACCAATAAGGCATACATTTgcatatttgtatgtatgtctaCCAAAGCAGTTCATTTGGAATTAGTTGGGGATTTAAGCACTGATTCTTTCTTAGGCGCGTTAAAACGTTTTGTAGCTCGAAGGGGAAGATGTAGCCACATTTGGAGCGATCAAGGCACTAATTTTGTAGGTGCCAACAAGGAATTGTTGGAGCTGTTCCAACAGgctaatttacaaataccagGCCATCTACCAGCTACTTTAGCAGAAGATGGCATACAATGGCACTTCAATCCACCTTACAGTCCAAATTTTGGAGGCTTATGGGAAGCGGGGGTGAAATCCATCAAATATCACTTGCGAAGAATTTTAGATAAGCATCTAACTTTCGAAGAGATGACAACATTACTGTGCCAGATAGAAGCATGCTTAAATTCCAGACCGTTGTGTCCAATCGACAATACAGATACCgataatttgaatattcttACACCTGGTCACTTTCTCATTGGTGAAGCCCCATTCAATATACCAGAACCAGACTTGAGAGACATAAACCTTAACAGACTTTCACGATGGCAGTATGCACAAAGGTTACTACAAGACTTTTGGAAGAGATGGCAAACAGAATATTTGTCACGTCTACAGCAACGACCCAAATGGCTAAAACGACAAGATGAATTCAAAGTGGGAGATGTGGTCCTGGTCGTGGAAGAACATTTACCTCCTG aCATTGATTCACGTATCGGCGGCGGTAGATTATTCCAACACTTAGTTGCGTTGTATACAAAGCTGCCTCTAAAGGCGGTTGTATGGTATCTGGGCATAACCATCATGTATGTTGATGCTCATGCTGTTgatgtttag